A region from the Anaerolineae bacterium genome encodes:
- a CDS encoding iron ABC transporter permease, whose protein sequence is MKVITGERVRTTERTPIPIQGRRVASAEEAARLDHVTSWPLGLSLAIGLAVLLLAALILSLGVGAVAISPTQVLHILLARARGIDASDATHATIVWDLRLARALLAVAVGSGLATAGAAYQALFRNPLADPFVIGASGGAALGATLAIVLGISAVMPAAFLGALAAVLIVYALAQVGGRTTAVNLLLAGAVLSTLLSAAVSLLMFLFDRNLHEVFAWLMGGFSGRSWPHLRMAAPAIGVGMAVLWGMARPLDALACGEESARSLGLNLAWARLMIVGAATLATAAAVASAGIIGFIGLLAPHAARRLIGGAHHQAIPVSALLGGLLLLLADDLARTVMAPVELPVGILTAMLGAPFFLWLLKRR, encoded by the coding sequence ATGAAGGTGATCACCGGCGAGCGCGTTCGCACAACGGAGCGTACGCCGATACCGATCCAGGGCAGACGGGTGGCCTCTGCCGAGGAGGCTGCCCGCCTCGATCATGTCACATCTTGGCCCCTTGGCCTGAGCCTGGCAATAGGACTAGCCGTGCTACTGCTGGCAGCCCTGATCCTAAGCCTGGGGGTGGGCGCAGTGGCGATCTCGCCAACTCAAGTCCTGCACATACTTCTGGCAAGGGCGCGGGGGATCGATGCATCGGACGCCACCCACGCCACCATCGTGTGGGACCTGCGGTTGGCTCGGGCGCTGTTAGCTGTGGCCGTAGGCAGTGGCCTAGCGACGGCTGGCGCGGCCTATCAGGCTCTGTTCCGCAACCCTCTGGCTGATCCGTTCGTGATCGGCGCGTCGGGTGGCGCTGCCTTGGGTGCGACTCTAGCCATCGTCCTAGGCATTTCTGCTGTCATGCCGGCAGCATTTCTGGGCGCGCTGGCCGCAGTGCTGATCGTCTATGCGCTGGCTCAGGTGGGTGGGCGGACCACCGCAGTGAACCTGCTCCTGGCAGGGGCTGTGCTTAGCACCCTGCTCTCTGCGGCGGTCTCGTTGCTTATGTTCCTGTTCGATCGCAACCTGCACGAGGTGTTCGCCTGGCTGATGGGTGGGTTCAGCGGGCGAAGTTGGCCCCATCTGCGCATGGCCGCTCCGGCCATCGGAGTGGGCATGGCCGTCCTGTGGGGGATGGCGCGCCCGCTGGATGCGTTGGCTTGCGGCGAGGAAAGCGCTCGCAGCCTGGGGTTAAATCTGGCATGGGCTCGCTTGATGATCGTTGGCGCAGCAACGCTGGCCACCGCGGCCGCTGTCGCCAGCGCTGGCATCATCGGCTTCATAGGATTGCTGGCGCCTCATGCGGCGCGCCGGCTGATCGGTGGAGCCCATCATCAGGCAATCCCTGTGAGCGCACTGTTAGGCGGGCTGCTTCTGTTGCTAGCAGATGATCTGGCGCGCACGGTTATGGCGCCGGTAGAACTGCCGGTGGGGATCTTAACGGCAATGCTAGGGGCACCGTTCTTCCTCTGGCTTCTGAAACGGAGGTGA
- a CDS encoding ABC transporter substrate-binding protein, translating into MRFRWIVLTLAFWLLAALALGCITAAPPSPTATPVPPTPTLVPPTSTPTPIAITPTAEPTAVPAAFPLTITDSLGREVTITTLPRRLVSLAPSNTEILFAVGAGDRIVGVTEYCNYPPEAKEGREIVGGFSAKSLSVEKILSLQPDVVFSAGAIHQPVIEALEQAGVTVVALDAQSFDEVYQNILTAGRITGHIAEAEKVVAEMKDRLAKVQAIVGQIPEQERPRVFYEVWDEPLMTAGPDTFIGQMIELAGGINVFADVKEQYPQISPEAVVERNPDVILGPDSHAEGLTAEKIAARPGWGDIKAVRDGRILIVNGDIVSRPGPRIVEAVETIARLLYPERFP; encoded by the coding sequence ATGCGCTTCCGTTGGATCGTTCTAACTTTGGCCTTTTGGCTGCTTGCCGCACTAGCGTTGGGCTGTATTACTGCGGCGCCTCCTTCGCCCACAGCTACTCCAGTCCCGCCTACGCCAACCCTTGTGCCGCCGACGTCCACCCCAACGCCTATTGCTATAACCCCAACAGCTGAGCCTACGGCCGTACCGGCAGCCTTTCCTTTAACGATCACGGATAGCCTGGGCCGAGAGGTGACTATTACAACGCTGCCCCGGCGCCTCGTCTCCTTAGCTCCATCAAATACAGAGATCCTGTTCGCAGTGGGCGCGGGCGATCGGATAGTAGGAGTGACCGAGTACTGTAACTACCCACCAGAGGCTAAGGAAGGACGTGAGATCGTCGGCGGCTTCTCGGCTAAGTCGCTGAGCGTCGAGAAGATCTTGTCCCTGCAGCCGGATGTAGTCTTCTCAGCGGGTGCCATCCATCAGCCGGTGATCGAGGCCTTGGAACAGGCTGGCGTGACGGTAGTCGCCCTCGATGCCCAAAGCTTTGACGAGGTCTACCAGAACATCTTGACGGCGGGGCGCATCACCGGCCACATCGCCGAGGCCGAAAAAGTGGTAGCCGAGATGAAGGATCGGCTGGCCAAGGTGCAAGCGATCGTGGGTCAGATCCCCGAACAGGAGCGCCCGAGGGTCTTCTACGAGGTCTGGGATGAGCCGCTGATGACTGCTGGCCCGGACACCTTCATCGGCCAGATGATCGAGCTAGCCGGCGGCATTAACGTCTTTGCCGATGTGAAAGAGCAGTATCCGCAGATCAGCCCGGAGGCGGTGGTCGAACGTAACCCAGACGTCATCCTAGGGCCGGATTCCCATGCCGAGGGGCTGACGGCAGAGAAGATTGCCGCCCGGCCCGGTTGGGGCGATATCAAGGCGGTGAGGGATGGGCGCATCCTGATCGTCAATGGTGATATCGTCTCCCGGCCTGGCCCACGGATAGTAGAAGCGGTGGAGACGATCGCCAGGTTGTTGTATCCGGAGCGTTTTCCATGA